From a single Oncorhynchus tshawytscha isolate Ot180627B unplaced genomic scaffold, Otsh_v2.0 Un_contig_10411_pilon_pilon, whole genome shotgun sequence genomic region:
- the LOC112224465 gene encoding centromere protein J encodes MREKGKAIEEDEMRDRKHEEICISFHSSSEFGDQEEVARPPYQTIFPSNPWENTLPTSSPPYDKRSYQDREGGSGQAEGGRESDLDSTLLEDGEEGDRKGRFVFDDDTWNDLEVAGRIVEDPIRTKGAATGNSHTLTITGNDVSPPERKLKRKVAGVELERVSIITAANQEPDPPPASQLMARLFPSLKPKIQAPPPPEPRKSENGPGQQQQSRQLRERERFRTENTALARLQLENENNQEYLRKERAEFEQQKAEELARFEEFKRAETKKLQKERKVFEKHTSAARAIPDKRERDEIQALKQQLSSLHKELKWREPLVHHTQASPTADRLPELRQQCPERRGPHPGETKPRHLEEDWDRQRQRGRPAGE; translated from the exons ATGAGGGAAAAAGGAAAAGCCATTGAGGAAGATGAAATGAGGGACCGCAAACATGAGGAAATCTGTATTTCGTTCCATAGCAGCTCTGAATTCGGGGATCAGGAGGAAGTAGCCCGACCGCCGTACCAAACTATATTTCCCAGCAACCCCTGGGAAAACACGCTCCCCACATCCAGCCCTCCATACGACAAGAGGTCATatcaggacagagaggggggctcAGGCCAGGCAGAGGGGGGCAGGGAGAGTGACCTTGACTCCACCCTATTGGAAGATGGAGAAGAGGGGGACCGCAAGGGTCGGTTTGTGTTTGACGATGACACCTGGAATGACCTGGAGGTGGCAGGCAGAATCGTTGAGGACCCCATCAGAACAAAAGGCGCTGCTACAGGAAACAGCCACACTCTCACAATAACAGGGAACGACGTCTCACCCCCAGAGAGGAAGCTGAAGAGAAAGGTGGCTGGGGTCGAGCTGGAGAGGGTGTCAATTATCACAGCAGCCAACCAGGAGCCAGATCCTCCTCCCGCCTCCCAGCTTATGGCCAGGCTGTTCCCCTCGCTGAAGCCCAAGAtccaggcccctcctccaccagaGCCTAGGAAGTCTGAGAACGGACCAG gccagcagcagcagtccaggcagctgagggagagagaacgattCAGGACAGAGAACACTGCCCTGGCCAGACTCCAACTGGAGAACGAGAATAACCAGGAATATCTCAG gaaggagagggcagagtTTGAGCAGCAGAAGGCTGAGGAGCTGGCCAGGTTTGAAGAGTTCAAGAGGGCGGAGACTAAGAAGCTGCAGAAGGAACGCAAGGTGTTTGAGAAGCACACCTCCGCCGCCAGGGCCATACCAGATAAGAGGGAGCGCGACGAGATCCAG GCCCTGAAGCAGCAGCTGAGTTCCCTACACAAGGAGCTGAAGTGGAGAGAGCCGCTGGTCCACCACACACAGGCGTCTCCGACAGCAGATCGACTCCCTGAGCTCAGACAACAGTGCCCTGAGAGACGAGGTCCGCACCCTGGAGAAACTAAGCCTCGGCACCTGGAGGAAGACTGggacagacagcgacagagaggaAGACCGgcgggagaatga